The Porites lutea chromosome 11, jaPorLute2.1, whole genome shotgun sequence genome contains the following window.
caagaaataatgtttagcATGACTAAACATAACCTTTTTTACCCTATCACCAACAAAAACCGTTGTTAGTCtttaccttttgttttaaagtattAAAATGTGGATGTTAAGTTTCCTATGAGGACCCCTTGTGTTCCCAGCAACATTGGCCACATTATTGAGGTAGCGCGTGAGACCTGGGTCTGTTTTATGCAGAATTGCACCATGGGACTAGTACTGTTTTGTAGCTCGAATTTAGACCCAGTTTCTAGCGCATTTTCGCGGTAGCCAATAAATGAAGAGATGGAGTCCGTCCCCCAAAACAGTCTCCAATATAGTGCAATTCCACACCACACCGACGTAGTCTCATGCACATGCTCAGCATGTTTGTTACTGGCAAAAAGAAAATCCTGTAAAACTAGCTCGTTACTCGTCAGATATAAAGGGCCGCCTGATATCGCGGCTACGCATTATTTGAGCTTTATATTGCATTTCACTCAGCACTTATTTATTACACCAAagattttagggtgtacgatGGGACACGTGACCAGACGATGACACGTGACCAGCCCATGCTCCCCCCCTTCCATTTTCTAAGGGAAAAACCCTGGGGAAAAGGCTGAGAAATGTAATTCGCCATTTTAtgtttgtttcctttctttattttttatatcactcttcctgccgtaaggattaatttactgttttaattttgaattgaagattttactgatccaggtctactaaaGATCCGGCTTACtctcactggtttgtcgttgtggttttgccttccCAAGTGTTTTCAAGAAACGATGTTTACCGACGTTTGTGACAAAAAAGCCACGGAGACCATGAGATTACCATTATGTCTGGCAGTAAGTTGGAATTTTTCTTGGGGGATCGCCCATGATTCTGAGTAAAGGAGGATGAATGACCTCTCTTGCTTGGTCCTTTATCCTCTCTCCGCGTTCTACGAAAAATACTGGAATTTTGTATTTGTTTCGTCAGTTTTGTCAGAAAGGGCCAAGAAATCATATTTGACGACGTTTTAAAGTGGTGAAAAGGCCACAAAGACAATTTATAAATATTCCTATTTTGGCTGGCAGCTATTAGCTGGATTTTCCAAAGGGGGCAGCCTTTGACCTTTGgataaaaaacagaaatttcttttggtctgaaatttTAACTAGCCGGCATCAGTACATGGATATTGTAGTTTTTCTATTCTTATTTAAAGATTTAGATAAATAAATTTTCAgttcaataaaagaaaaacttagTAAGCGCCCTCTAACTTAGGAATAAGTTCACTCCTTCGATCAAATAACCGTCTCTCCAACACCCCCAATCCCCACCCCCACACTTAATTTTGGTTACTATGATCCGGGGCACTTAAGCGGAAATCCTCCGGGAAATGCCCTTAGACAGCTCACGTGATATACGGCTATCACCTTCCAGCCGGATCGGTGTATGTGATCTTTTTCTTCCATCAGCATTTGTTGGTGCGTCGGTCATTTTCGGGCGCTACTCCAAGCAACCATGAGCTGTCATTTGGTGTCgctgttgttgtttcttacCTTGTTGTCGCAGACCCAAGGATTTTGTGGTAAGAAATTcaggaaaatgccttttaaaGTGAACAGTTAATTAGATTATTGGTGAAAATTGCAATCGTAACGTAACGTGAGGAGAAATATAGTATCTGACAATTCTGAAGAATTCATTTTGAAGAATTCACGTTCTGATGTCTTCAGTTAATACAGATCCGTTTTCATTTAAGGAGGGTATCGTTTACATGCCATTTTCATCAACAGAACTAGTTTGTAAGAAATGTAGGAACGGGCTTAAACACATCGCCCTTGCACCGGCAACAGTTGTTACTgcgttttaaaataattcattgTTCGACTTACAGCGTGTGGTATAAATGATAATCGaaacatgattttaaatttACATTCTTGCAAAGCGACAGATTGCTAGTTGTTTTTAACCCCAGACTAagtaattttttcctttcttacgAAATTGAGAAAGAATTCACTTTGGTCCTTGCCGCGAATTGGcgggtggggtgggggaaggggggtgggggtggggggagttATCGCTTCACTTGGTACGTGCGTAGCGGAGCTCCTCCTGGAGGGTACGCATGGTCGCTGAGCATGTTTCTCTTTACATAAATCTAAAatagtttttgaaataaatattgaatttgTTCCGCTTTAAAATTTACCTCAGCCACCAAATACAAAAGCAGCTTCCCCGCTTGGGGCCCTAATGACCCCCGTtccttgcctgcgtgcagacgtctcctatttccttttgTTGCGttggagacgtctgcacgcaggcaaggttttccagccaaaacaaatcaGAACATGTGCCATTGTGTGCTGACCGTTCTAAATCTTGTGCGACGCcgcggaaaatttaacgtgtacgaggaaattatttctttacaatttactgtgcatgACACATCACAccatatttgtaaacagtgtctgagaaaactacaaaaacgGCGTGGACTTCGCAGCAGGTAGgcagccaaagaaactaaaatctaaACACTTAActactgcatctgaaatcaaatcctatcaggaacacccacagaagcataaCCACAGGAAaagattactcagtatgcatgtaacaatcCTGCTTCATGATCTCTAAATGTAGATTTACTCAGTTAAAGTTTAGAATGCTGCATGTTCTGTGTAGTGCTGGTAACCTTCGCGCgggagagaaaagaagaaaaacctctgttcaagcagactctcaagatCACGTTTCGcgttatcacgagcttatgagtcgtgtttggcctgtcaactcttatttctaaccggatattatttcacaatttatgcgaaataaaataccctgccagcgggacgctggaacacgattagcgacggcgttacgcagacgtcccttttccgcgtgcaacaaaggaaataggagacgtctgcacgcaggcaacccCGTTCCCGACCCCAAATTGAAAATCACTTTTGCGACTTGATGATAGATGACGAAGGAAGTTGCAAAAGAGTAACTCACGCTCATTTTGTAAATCAATGAATATCAATTGCTTTACAGTAACAAGCCACACGCTACACTGGTCACACGCCATTATTTCTACTATGCTGAATAAGGCAAAGAACAAGTTCGGTCACTTGAGACGGTTCTTTATACACCGAAGGTTATCGACTTTCAGCTATCATTTATCTCGTCACGCATCTTTCTCCCGAGacagccctgggaacgaggttgacatATGTCTTCGTAACGCGTTCCTTCTCCCCTAAGAACTTCTGCGTGAGCTGTAGAAGGTGACTAAAGACGACAACTAGAGACTACTTCGAGCAATATTGACAGGAACTGCCGAGATAGTGGCGGGCCTCATATTTTCCGCACCTGACAATCTTTTGCCAGTCGTCTATGCAAGAGCCACAATGGcacattatggctcttggtttgtGACATTTTTCGTATCCGTTGCTCTATTAATTAAAGAAACGCACGGATCATAAATTGTTAATATCAGGAGTATTAGTTCTTTAGATTCAAAAtccattttttggatttttctaAAGAAACTCCCCCCAGCATTTAGAATGCTTTGTTTGATGAGTGGCATATTCATTCCGCATGCCACTGAATTATTGTGAGTTCTAGCATCGCTGAAGGCATGAACGATCAGCGCAATTACAAGCTCTTCTATTTCGGGTTATGGGATTaaataaaagtagaaactcataaggggttgtgAATTTctgataaaagtaaacaaatgaaTTGATGTCTTAGTACAGCAACAAACTCGTCAACCTTGttgattaaaaacaacaacgatgATAACGACGACGATTTTACATACGTTGCCCCGGACGAGTTTGATGGTCGTACCTTGAGCATAGACTAACCGAGCTCAGTGACAGTCGTTCGCATGTTCTCTTAAATCCTTAAAGTTGCGTCGGTTGTTGTGTGGTCCCGACCTGTTTGGCTCTTCTTGCCTGGGCCCAACAATCGTGCAAAACATGAAATACGTTTAACTAAGACTTAATCTGTTTTAGGTTCAAGATTCTTTCAGACAAGCCTTATCCGCTCAGCCGTCAAAGCGGCCGAATGGCTGCAAAACCAACAAGACGAAAATGGTACGTACGGGGAGGGGCACGTGACTGCCGCTGCTCTGCACTCCTCCGGGTTGATTGGGTATCCTGTGGAGAAGAAAGCCGACTTACTGACCgctgaaataattaaaaacgaCCTAGGCTCTATTCATGGTGCTAGACTCGGCTCTTACATACTTGGTGCCCTGGCTACCTGCCAGGATCCACATAACATCAACCAATCAAGTTTAATCCTGGCTCTGAAGAGTAAACTTGACAAGTATCCTCATTTGAACTTTGATCACCCCTACCAGTACAGCTGGGCAGTAATGGCCCTTTGTAGCAGCGGGAACATTCTCGGAAAGAAGACGAGCGACTACGCGAAAAAAGTGATGAATGACATTAACGGACAGCTGGACAGGAATAAAAATTTTAGCGTGGACACTTTATCTATGCAGGTATTGGCTTTGACCTGCATCAAGAAAACCAGGAAAAGAAGAGACGCAAGGGGGCTGCAGAAAAAGCTTCGAGCCAGCATTAACAAGGCGAGTGAAGAACTTAAAAATCGTCAGATAAATGACAGCACGTTTGGAGAGAATGAAGTTTCAGCAGCTCTTGCTTCTCAGGTGAGTAGGgtgaggggagggaggggagagGTTGCTGTCATTTGTTAAGTGATGAATCGATGATTGTAGCATTATTTGACCGAGGGAGGTGCTGGTGCATCGTTTACTCAGTGACATTTTGATTTTGTAGCGAACGGCAAACATTAACCCTTTTCTTTCCCGAGAGAATGATGGACTCTTGTAAGgtggttctcacttttgactcTATCTGTGGGTGAAATGCTGCTGTATAGCATTACAATTAAACTTCTTTGTCAGTTCTTTCACATAGTGAAATTTATTGTCCAgcatttcacaaaatgaaattttttgttgaatttttacTTTTGCCAATTCAGgaagtgaaagggttaagattGACAGTAACGGTGTGTCACCAAAACCAGTTAAAACAAAGCTGAGCAATCAAATTAGAGAAAAGCGATCAACGAATTCAAAACAACCCTTTGAATCAAACAACAGCTTTTATGAAACTATTGTTTGGCCCTGGTTACGGTAGCCGCCATGTAAAACGTCCCTTGGCACCCTCTGCAAACGTAATTCTATCCTCAGCattgcaggggcgtagctacgaTATTTCCAGAGATACGCAGAGTTTTACAAATTAACCCTAACCTGTCTTCCTTGTTGTTTCCATGCGGGTGATTTAATTAAATTTCCGTTTTCTTGTCATTAAGGTGATGTaatgacttttttttattttcagtttgtttctttttaaatttgacatttttcagcCACGCAAATGCGAGCTGGCGCAAGCTACAACGCTGGATTACCCGACCCGCTGGATTGGTAATACCTCTAGACGGGTCAAAAAGAACTACAGCAAAATAATTAAATCAATGAATAAAGGTCAATGAAATGAAACTGGAGCACCCAAATTGATTCTCGTGCTTTGAACTTTTTTGTCATTCCAACTAGGCTCTGTTAGCGGCCGAAGCAAAGAAAACTAAGTGTACCAAGACCATGCGCTGGTTACTATCTCGACAAAAACCCGACGGATCCTTCACCAACCTCATGTCCACAATTGCCGTGCTTCCAACTTTGATCGGAGCCTTACCTTTTGATGTGCAAAATAGATCATGCCCTACGAGTACTACAGGTAAACATTATGGCGTGCAGTATATATTACGCTCTGAGAGAAATGTAGGTAATTATCATGACGTGCAGAACATTCCCTGTTCTGAGGGTACCACAACCAGTCTTGTTTCTCAATGTGGGAGAAAGTACCGATATTTTTTGAGCGACCGGGAACGCACCTCAACCGGAAGTGGaatttttgcactcttgagcctTGATATTGAACAAATGTTTGGGCCAATGTCTCTTTAAGAATAAAGATGCTAAGCAATAAAAATTTGGTAGAGTCAAAGCAtgctaaaagagaaaaaggcccACTCCCGGTTgatgtgcgtcgctcaaaaacgtcacTGCTTAAACTCAGTCccaaataataatgataaacattATGACGCGTAGAATTACCTCCCTGTTCTGAGAGAACTATATTTAGTTCAAcgttatttaaaaacaacaacaacaacaaaacaaaagatcctagcctgtgaatacagccCGGGGATATCTCTATGGTGGCCAATACGGGGAGACTTCGTCCGAAAGGTGTACCGTTTTCAGGCTTCACCAATATAAAAGGTAGGAATCTCGTGAGTTGAAGCATACGAAAGGGCAGGGAAAATTATCATTAGGTGTTTAGGGACGGTTTCTCTTGCGAAACTTCCAAGCAGCAGGAAGTGATAAGAGGCGGCTGTTTTTGTAGGCGAAATCAATCAGTAAATTGATCTAAATTAAATGTGCAATAAATTAGTGTAAGCGGTCTCATTCTTTCACCTGTTTATAAAGAAGATAGCATCTGGGATGCGACTGATTTCACATTTAATTCTTCTTCTGTGAGGTCCATTCCCTTCCTCGAGAGATCATTTCTATCCCAACTGGTTccagttttaaaaatacaaatgtCTCAAAacaagttatcattattattttgtttttgattctGTTTATAGGTGAGGAGGGAGGAAACGAGGTGAGAagttaaaaatgtgaaaatctAAATGACGAAATAAATACTAGCACAGTTGAGTTACTCTAGCAGAGTTTCAAACTTAGTTAAACAAGAAAGAACTTTCTGTTTTCATAAAATAAAAGGCTATACAAGGTTTTCAAACTTGTAAAACAACGGTAACAAGCTCTATTCTCCAGAGATCTCAGTCACCCAGGTCTGGTTACAAAATGGTTTCGTCTATTCTCCTGTCGCTACACTCAGCCGAATAGAAAATATTTCTGCTATAAATATGAACAGACAAAACAACACAATAATACATGGAGGGAGCAGCCAGCAATCGAGTTAATTATACCAATAAGAGTTACAACAAAAGCACCAGAATATTACCAagggactggggaaatttgttcgctatatcGAACACCTCGATTTTAGTGTGAAATTCACAAAGAGGGGCTTATAAAGGGTCTAATCATCTCAATGGGAACTGAACAAAACAATGTGACCAACAACTAAAAGAAATACATCTTAGTTTCGGATGTTTCGAGATGCTATTTAATCCATTCGCCACGTGTTGCTAACGGACTAGATGTGTGCAGAAGCTGATAACAAAACTTTGACCAGTGTGATTCCGTAATTCCACAGATGATAAACGTTTGTGTGGAGCTGCAGTTTGAAGTAAACAAGTACTCCAAAGGGAAAAGCCCTCCTCCCCGCGTATGCGTCAAGGTCCTTAATGGCACGAATGCGCATGACATCCTCAAAGTGGCCGTTAACGAACATCCCTGCTACAACTTCACTGCTGTCAACACGTCCTGGGGCCACATGATCACCTCCATTTGTGAAATTGAACAAAGACATTCGGATAAGTTCTACTGGATGATAAAAATCGACGGCAAATCAGCAGCGACAGGCATTGATGATCTCATACCTTCTGATGGCTctaatttgctttttgaatacaaaaaacttAATTGGGGCAAGTAAGATTAGCTTTCAGGtggttattttttatgtattgGAACAAGTCGACAGTAATTGAAAGAGTTCGTAACATTAGAAAGCGAATTTCAATTTCATCTtctttcattgttatttaaacAATAATTTTAGAATTTTGGTGCTGGCAGTTAAGTATTTCCTTTcctcagttaatttttaaattttctttcttcgtGACAGGAGAATAAAGAATAAAGCATTCAAAAATCGGCGTGACAAAGAAGGGGATTAATAAAGATATTTTACCTGTTTAACACATTTCCACACAAGGTTATACTTATACTGGGAAATAATAAGCTTTcggaaaataaggaaaagacCGAAAGACGAGATgaatctgaattttttttaatgtctaCACTGTAGAGAGGaaaagtcgttacgtcacgttgcaatggtagcaaaatttctggaccTCAAACGGTGGTCCTcaatatggcagaaaaaaacCGGAAAACATTGACATAtactcaggaacaaaacgggAGCCCATACTTTTCTTCTATGGTTGGACAATGCTTATGGCCGTCACTGCCAAGAAAGATTGCTCAGAAAAAACTGCGGCAATTCGAACAGACGAGTTTTATCGGCTCTGTCGGGTATATGTTCTTCAAATGCGTTTAATTCGGCTTTTTACCATTAAAACTCTgcttattttcctgaaatatatctttgaatgaatatttCATACCGACCAACTAGCGGTTTCCGCCCGACATTAAACGGGAAATGCTTAAAATATGATTTGACGTTACCAGACGCATCTCTAGTTTCCTGGTAAGTTAGGCATCGCTCTGGCATCGCCGCTCTTACTACTAGCCCTTAACCTGAGctcgcgaggttctgcgatacaagTATTTCTCAAGCACTTCGTGCGTAATTAGGTTGTAGttatagttttttttagttACTGAAGAAATCATTTTATAGCGGGTAGCCTAGTGGGTATCGGATAGCTCATTCAAGATGCaatcaacttttttttagtccctaggcctcattattccgcgcggccaaagcgttaCGGGTCACGTGATCCAAGCGCGTTCGCCTTGGAGACGCCttggatacgtcaccgaagagaattgaccgagagggactgggaaaacgccgtacagggactaggcaacaaTCGAGTACAttaaaaacccgcgactaagaacctgcattttcctaAGTTAGCCTAAACCGGTTAGATGGTTATTAGcataaatttaggctatttaggttcttattttctgaagggaAAAACACACAGCTAACAGTATTTCGTGGTATCCAGCTTTTTCCTTCTATATTATCTGCATACAAGTATATTGCAGTTGGAGGGAAAGATagatgtctccaaagaggatcctgaatgttcACGTATCTTTTTGCCCAAGtgaatagaattttttttatagattttagaaaatgaaaacctgtttcaaattttaagctaaacaggttcttacatagaGGGGCATAGCTGGCAAATTTTGGCCTAACCGGGCTCTtaaaaaaccaggttcttagttgcgggtttttactgcaTCGTTCTTGACGGAAGTTTGGACGTGTTGAAAATTTTCTTGCCTTAATCAATCCACGTTTTATCTATCCAAGTTTTATTTATCCATGGCTTATCCATTTTTAATCAATCCAGTCCATGTTTTACTAATCCAGTCCAGTACAGTCCTATTTTATAATATGTCCTGTTATGTAGGTTTAAAAAGTAACTTATTTTGGGGATTTTGCTACAGTATTTGAAAAGTCATTGAATTAGGAAAAGTATTAATCTTTCACGCATtcgtagcaaaactcggtaacagatgttttcTGTTGGTTTTCGGCTACCATGTTGAGGGGTACTAACATGGTGTCTCCataaagctctataaatttagataaaacatttctccgaatatctcgcatatgaaaaatTGCACCGACCTGAATCtcggcgagggtctttgtatatttacgtTCTTTTATTTCCCGGATTCTAGACTtgatctattgaacggttttgatttttatctttgatggcgtgacagtgaaaatcAGATTCCGGAATCggtgaaatttttgcttgtggaatccgacatcctgggctttgaaatccggaatacagctcaaggaatccagaatcctagttccactgacaaagactagAATCCAGtaactggaatccggaatccgcggcgtagaatccagaatccaagactgtcttggattaacACACATGCAGCGAGGCAATTATGGCTGGCTCAAGAGTTTCGTTCTCAAAATATCTAGAACGCCATTCTGATTCTCTACCGCACACAGAGCAAACGAATGTTATATTTAGATACATGACAGTCGACAAAATTCATTGTGGGTTGAGCATGAcacccaacctcgttcccagagcctttcccttgaaaatggaaaaagccctgggaatgaggtttgATGACACCCGCATCCACGCCAGAGCAGAGTGTTCAAATGTCAGCTGTCAAAGGACTTAGATGAGGAAAGCAGAAAAACCGGTTAAGCAAGGACCCTGTAACTTTGGGTGATACGTGTTGGACCTGAAGTGATCACGCGACGTGGTAAGTCTGCACGAGTAAAATAAAGTGATCAACGTACTGAGCAAAAGTGGCAACTGAAAAGCTACATGCAAGATATCATTACTCACCAAACGCTGAACAGTCCGTGCAGAAATACATTGCGACTATAATGCGCTGAAAAGATTACTTAAACGGAATTAACCTGTCCGAAGGTGAGCGATTATTTCAGCGAGAGATTTTTACCTCAACGCGTTAGCGTATACCGTTCCACTAAGCAAACTCTTCACGCCGCGCGATTTTATGGTTATGTGACAGTAGCAATTTTGGCGGGAACTGGCGAGAACGTGGTGGACCTCATAGTAGGCAGCTTGAGCAgagacgtttttgagcaacgcacgtcaaccggaaattGACTTTTTGTATTCTTGGGCAGTGATTTTGCCCTAATTTtagggcaaatcgtctctataaggcAAAGATAAATAGCGATACAAATTTGTTCGCTTCAAGGCATTTTTAATaaaagggagaaggcctcacttccgttCGACGTGTGGTCGTTTTGATTGTGGTCACGCATGCTCATTGATACCGCTGTTTCTAAATTCGGTGAAACTCATTTTCGACCCCAGTACTTACGATTCTGACTGCGTGCGTATAAAGCTTCTTTCTTCTCTCCCTGACGGTCATGCGCAGAGCAGATCTGGTTTCGAGATTGTGGTGAAACTCTGTCTGGTGTGGTCGTGACTACCTCGTCCTCAGTCGCTCGCGATCGTTTATTTTGAGGAGAGGGAGATGGGAAGGAGAGAACAAGGGGAAACTGCTCTTGGAACGATGACAAGCAAGTATCACCTTTCCTAAGTTGATCTTTAGCTACTTCCGCCCTCCTTTGGATTTTAGTGTGCGTTGTTCAGGCTTCACCATCGCACCAAGGAATCATGAATTGCCATTTGGAGtcaattttggtattttttaccTTGTTATCCCAAACACAAGGATATTGTGGTAAGGAATCCGATAAGTGCTTTTCAGAATAATAGATTAACAGGGAAAATTGCATCGTTAATGCAAGGCATGAAAAAAATAGATCCTAAAAGGGCAATTTCAAGGCGATCACATTCATAAATATGAGTGATTCACACGTTTTCAGTCAGAACAGTCGTTTTTGACAAGCGATTTGCCTTCTGACAGAACTAGTTTGTTAAGAGTATTTTGACGAGCTTGAAAGCATCGGGCGTTGCGTCAATGGAGACATTTTCTCTGCAATTACGTTTTCGTTTGAAAACACTCTCATAGCGATTTAAGTAATTTGAATTGACGACCCAGTCATTATTTTAATATGTACTTTTCTCGCACAGCAATACATATAGGTATATCTTTTGACCCTGCAAGTTATAAAGCTATAATTGGGAgggggctggggggggggggggggggtcttgcTGTGAAACTGAGGAAGATAATACGAAATTTTTCCTTGGGTCAGGGGAGGGAGAAAGTGGTTACCACCACACGCGTGGAATTTTAAATAGCTATATTTATTTTGACTATGTGTTCAAAAATAAGTATAGAGTTTTCGGTTCTGAGAATTTCTTTGAAGGATTCGAAGATGACGCCAAGAGTTGTACAAGGAATCATGCTTAACAAGGTGGCGATTTTTTTCATAGTAAGCCCTCCCTGCTCGGGGCCCAGCTGTAATCAAGATTTCAAATTCTCAACTACGTTGGTGAAATGATGACTAATTAACAAGGTAGTTGCCTTACACCAAATGAGTTTTGAAGGGAGcaagacagaaaaaaagttCATTGAATATCGATTGGCGTTAAACCCTTGCTTCGCTGACCAGGGTAAAGTAGAAGGGCTATCACGTGAAGCCGATTTTTATGCACTTCAGTATCAGGATAAACCACATTCTTTGGGCGAATCCCAGATAACAAACTTTAGCTCGTGTATACCTTGCCttcagaggtccgttctcaaagaaaaatatctacGACACCAGCATCCTGCTTCCCTTTTTCCCCGCATGCCAAACCGCAAGGATCGTTCGTTTCTTGCTGCTGGGTACCTTTGCTGTCGAATCAGTTAGTACATGGCCCTCGATAGATCTAGCGAAATTTTAATGTTAATACATTGTAAATACACGACGAAATTCTATTTTTAGGATAAAACACTCATCCATGCCAGAGCCACGCTATCTGGATAGAGTTTCTTGTGTGAAGTTCAAATGTCGATAGTGAAGAGATTTAGATGTGGAAATAAACATGCACGCCAGCACAAGAACCTGTTTTGTGAGATTGCGTGAAATTGAGGCCGGTAAATCGAGTGACAATCGTACGTGTTGGACCACGTGATCACAAGGAGGCTTTGTGTTAAGTACACTGTCGGCTCGAGTAAGATTACGTCCATGTTCAAAGTACAGAGCAAAAGTGACTACATCGAGCAGTCAACATTTCGTGCATGCAGAAACACATTCTATTAAACTAAAGTGCACTGAAATGATCACGTAAACGGAAGTAACCTGACCTGAGCAATGACCTGAGCGATCATTACAGCTTTAGCGTGCTGCGCGCGTGATAtgtcgcggcttcgccgctcgtgcgGCGCGATCAGTTGGATCATTAGG
Protein-coding sequences here:
- the LOC140952228 gene encoding cobalamin binding intrinsic factor-like; amino-acid sequence: MSCHLVSLLLFLTLLSQTQGFCGSRFFQTSLIRSAVKAAEWLQNQQDENGTYGEGHVTAAALHSSGLIGYPVEKKADLLTAEIIKNDLGSIHGARLGSYILGALATCQDPHNINQSSLILALKSKLDKYPHLNFDHPYQYSWAVMALCSSGNILGKKTSDYAKKVMNDINGQLDRNKNFSVDTLSMQVLALTCIKKTRKRRDARGLQKKLRASINKASEELKNRQINDSTFGENEVSAALASQALLAAEAKKTKCTKTMRWLLSRQKPDGSFTNLMSTIAVLPTLIGALPFDVQNRSCPTSTTGEEGGNEMINVCVELQFEVNKYSKGKSPPPRVCVKVLNGTNAHDILKVAVNEHPCYNFTAVNTSWGHMITSICEIEQRHSDKFYWMIKIDGKSAATGIDDLIPSDGSNLLFEYKKLNWGK